One stretch of Rhinatrema bivittatum chromosome 8, aRhiBiv1.1, whole genome shotgun sequence DNA includes these proteins:
- the LOC115097858 gene encoding cytochrome b-c1 complex subunit 10, translating into MISKFLGPRYQQLIKNWIPVLATWGAVGGVGLVWATDWKLILNYVPYIRGKFKPEA; encoded by the exons ATGATTAGCAAATTTTTGGGACCCCGGTACCAGCAGTTGATCAAGAACTG GATTCCAGTTCTTGCCACCTGGGGGGCTGTTGGAGGTGTGGGGTTAGTATGGGCTACTGACTGGAAGCTCATACTGAACTATGTTCCATACATCCGTGGCAAGTTTAAGCCAGAGGCTTAA